The Brasilonema sennae CENA114 genome includes a region encoding these proteins:
- a CDS encoding UTP--glucose-1-phosphate uridylyltransferase: MQQNKVRKAVIPAAGFGTRLFPATKVVKKELFPIIDKDGRAKPVILAIVEEAMSAGIEEVGIVVQPPDKEVFAEFFKSPPKKELFDKLSPQNQEYSKYLQELGSRITLLTQEEQEGYGHAVFCAKKWVKDEPFLLMLGDHVYSSDAEKSCTSQVLDVYRQVNQSVVGLTIMSGEIIHKAGCVTGTWHLFNFLLSLTQVYEKPSIDYARQHLRVEGMADDEFLCIFGLYVLTPKIFDFLEEHIHQNFRERGEFQLTSCLDRVRQQEGMTGYVVKGKCFDTGLPDAYRQTIIDFRI; encoded by the coding sequence AAATAAAGTAAGAAAAGCCGTGATTCCAGCAGCTGGTTTCGGGACTCGGTTGTTTCCAGCAACTAAAGTCGTAAAAAAAGAACTTTTCCCCATTATCGATAAAGATGGCAGGGCAAAACCTGTGATTCTGGCAATTGTTGAAGAAGCTATGAGCGCAGGAATCGAAGAAGTTGGGATTGTGGTGCAACCACCAGACAAAGAAGTTTTTGCAGAGTTTTTTAAAAGTCCACCTAAAAAAGAACTTTTCGACAAACTTTCACCCCAAAATCAAGAATACAGCAAATATCTTCAAGAATTAGGCAGCAGAATCACACTTTTGACGCAGGAAGAACAAGAAGGTTACGGTCATGCTGTTTTTTGTGCTAAAAAGTGGGTGAAAGATGAGCCATTTTTGTTGATGTTAGGTGATCATGTTTACTCATCAGATGCAGAAAAATCCTGTACCAGTCAAGTTCTAGATGTTTACAGACAAGTCAATCAAAGCGTTGTCGGCTTGACAATCATGTCAGGAGAAATTATCCATAAAGCTGGCTGTGTGACAGGAACTTGGCACTTGTTTAACTTCCTTCTTTCACTCACGCAAGTTTATGAAAAACCTTCTATTGATTATGCCCGTCAACATTTGCGTGTAGAAGGAATGGCAGATGATGAGTTTCTCTGTATCTTTGGGTTGTATGTACTGACACCGAAAATATTTGACTTTTTGGAAGAACATATTCATCAAAATTTTCGAGAACGAGGAGAATTTCAGTTAACGTCTTGTCTGGATAGAGTGCGTCAACAAGAGGGAATGACAGGATATGTTGTCAAAGGAAAGTGCTTTGACACGGGATTACCAGATGCGTATCGCCAGACAATAATTGATTTTAGAATTTAG